In one Alnus glutinosa chromosome 14, dhAlnGlut1.1, whole genome shotgun sequence genomic region, the following are encoded:
- the LOC133857861 gene encoding uncharacterized protein LOC133857861 — protein sequence MAEITESPPEAPGETHQTSETTRKGQELESDFDPKTMRKSKPGLKRLSLTLSVLFSFLLGFPFMWKSVEIYRAPLPFREIDALSAQIESKPLLFPCHFQAIFVGFDSKPSITPDALESSILYQIAKLTSKIPQCGTCTNHTVSVVVDSSSGCESRIGEYSAPWQCGAMGAVDFGDDEGVDEVLVDVLGGKVYSVVVVNGDSEEVRAVVGKYRHAWVVGRVSEKEAVARAAEIFVKVFVNGGKEEGLIHGEFMPVGADGRIVLSFNLLNSDPKDWVYDWDFQAIDETLLAPVIKALGPVANISVESQVLYHTPKSSFSYWDDKRKSYMFSTKDLPFFVNSNEWHLDTSIAAGGRSKILQFVVYIPSAKECPLLLQLPNGEISKTNGFISPMWGGVIVWNPQGCLKDSESQDPQRHTISPQDLQKIFEVIMGQFRQLFGLKSDNLYYGASGTSSLLASERGFTEWELDVLSRQHTCFNLHSCTTTLGSLSRLVQSLPRMIIMDEIGKQVMYSVEAANLAQSNASLGLYDASAVSSREARSLAEDAFFHPSIMSVSYYSFEHCFAVYSPFFLPVSMHVLLAALREWRRYKQENRKYLVWKTKVKKDS from the exons ATGGCGGAAATCACCGAATCACCTCCAGAAGCTCCAGGAGAGACGCACCAGACATCCGAAACCACTCGCAAAGGTCAAGAACTCGAATCGGACTTCGACCCCAAAACCATGCGAAAATCCAAACCGGGACTCAAGCGCCTCAGTCTCACCCTCTCAGTTCTCTTCTCCTTCCTCCTAG GCTTTCCATTTATGTGGAAGTCAGTGGAAATCTATCGCGCGCCGCTCCCATTCCGCGAAATCGATGCGCTCTCGGCCCAAATCGAATCGAAGCCCTTGTTGTTCCCATGCCATTTCCAAGCGATCTTCGTAGGCTTTGATTCCAAACCCTCCATAACCCCAGACGCCCTAGAATCTTCCATTCTCTACCAAATTGCCAAATTGACCTCCAAAATACCACAATGCGGCACTTGCACGAACCACACTGTCTCGGTGGTTGTCGATTCTAGTTCCGGTTGTGAGTCTCGAATCGGGGAATACTCGGCTCCGTGGCAGTGTGGCGCAATGGGGGCAGTTGATTTCGGTGATGATGAGGGTGTTGATGAGGTTTTGGTGGATGTGTTGGGTGGGAAGGTGTATAGTGTGGTGGTGGTGAATGGGGATAGTGAGGAGGTGAGGGCTGTGGTGGGGAAGTATCGACATGCTTGGGTTGTCGGGAGGGTTTCGGAGAAGGAGGCAGTGGCGAGGGCTGCGGAGATTTTCGTTAAGGTGTTTGTGAATGGTGGGAAGGAGGAAGGGTTGATTCATGGGGAGTTTATGCCTGTGGGGGCTGATGGGAGGATTGTGCTTTCATTTAATCTGCTTAATTCGGATCCGAAAGATTGGGTTTATGATTG GGATTTTCAAGCAATAGATGAGACCCTATTGGCCCCTGTAATTAAGGCTCTGGGACCTGTAGCAAACATAAGTGTGGAAAGTCAG GTTTTATACCATACACCGAAgtcttcattttcttattgGGATGATAAGAGGAAGAGCTACATGTTTAGTACCAAGGATCTTCCTTTCTTT GTGAATTCAAATGAATGGCACTTGGATACTTCTATTGCAGCAGGCGGGAGGTCAAAGATATTGCAATTTGTGGT ATATATACCATCTGCAAAGGAATGCCCTCTTCTACTACAGCTTCCAAATGGAGAGATTTCTAAGACAAATGGGTTCATATCTCCA ATGTGGGGAGGTGTTATTGTTTGGAATCCCCAAGGCTGTCTAAAGGATTCAGAAAGTCAGGATCCTCAAAGGCACACAATTTCTCCTCAG GATCTTCAGAAGATTTTTGAAGTTATCATGGGGCAGTTCCGCCAACTTTTTGGTCTTAAATCTGACAATCTTTACTATGGTGCATCAGGCACATCCAGCCTTTTAGCTAGTGAGAGAGGCTTCACTGAATG GGAATTGGATGTCTTGTCGCGGCAACATACCTGTTTTAATCTTCATTCATGTACTACAACGCTTGGATCTCTTTCCAGATTG GTTCAATCATTGCCAAGGATGATTATCATGGATGAGATTGGTAAACAG GTAATGTATTCTGTTGAGGCTGCAAACTTGGCTCAAAGTAATGCCTCTCTTGGACTTTATGATGCTTCCGCTG TGTCCTCTAGGGAAGCAAGATCTCTGGCAGAGGATGCCTTTTTTCACCCATCAATTATGTCCGTCAGCTACTACTCATTTGAGCATTGTTTTGCTGTCTATTCG